In Phormidium yuhuli AB48, one genomic interval encodes:
- the hemF gene encoding oxygen-dependent coproporphyrinogen oxidase, with translation MSSTSTPPVSAQSTRPPEDSQARISAFMKNLQESICAGLERLDGGGQFREDMWERPEGGGGRSRVIREGNIFEQGGVNFSEVFGDKLPPSILKQRPEAEGHGFYATGTSMVLHPRNPYIPTVHLNYRYFEAGPVWWFGGGADLTPYYPFAEDAAHFHKTLKTACDRHHSEYYPVFKRWCDEYFYLKHRQETRGVGGIFFDYQDGQGALYRGPHADGPAADYSRKLGEIESRDWESLFGLAQSCGHSFLPAYEPIVERRRQLEYGERERNFQLYRRGRYVEFNLVYDRGTIFGLQTNGRTESILMSLPPLVRWEYGYQPEPGTPEAQLYEEFLKPQDWANWSATSESI, from the coding sequence ATGAGTTCAACATCAACGCCTCCAGTATCTGCCCAGTCCACCCGTCCCCCGGAGGATTCTCAGGCCCGCATCAGTGCCTTTATGAAAAATTTGCAGGAGAGCATCTGTGCGGGGTTAGAACGGCTCGACGGCGGCGGTCAGTTCCGTGAAGACATGTGGGAGCGTCCTGAAGGGGGTGGGGGGCGATCGCGGGTCATTCGCGAAGGTAACATCTTTGAACAAGGGGGCGTGAACTTCTCAGAAGTCTTTGGCGACAAACTCCCCCCCTCCATCCTCAAACAACGGCCCGAAGCCGAAGGCCATGGCTTCTACGCCACCGGAACCTCCATGGTGCTGCATCCTCGCAACCCCTATATTCCCACCGTTCACCTCAACTACCGCTACTTTGAAGCCGGGCCCGTCTGGTGGTTTGGCGGTGGGGCCGACTTAACCCCCTATTATCCCTTCGCCGAAGATGCCGCCCATTTCCACAAAACCCTGAAAACCGCCTGCGATCGCCACCACAGCGAATACTATCCCGTCTTCAAACGCTGGTGTGACGAATACTTCTATCTCAAACACCGCCAAGAAACCCGAGGCGTGGGTGGTATTTTCTTCGACTACCAAGATGGCCAAGGTGCCCTCTATCGAGGGCCCCATGCCGACGGTCCCGCCGCCGACTATAGCCGGAAACTCGGCGAAATTGAATCCCGGGATTGGGAGTCCCTGTTTGGCCTAGCTCAATCCTGTGGTCATTCCTTCCTCCCCGCCTACGAACCCATCGTTGAGCGTCGTCGTCAGCTTGAGTATGGAGAACGCGAGCGCAACTTCCAACTCTATCGACGGGGTCGCTATGTGGAATTTAACCTCGTCTATGATCGCGGCACCATCTTCGGCCTGCAAACCAACGGACGCACCGAATCCATCCTCATGTCTCTCCCCCCCTTAGTCCGTTGGGAATATGGCTACCAACCCGAACCTGGAACCCCAGAAGCACAACTGTACGAGGAATTTCTTAAACCCCAAGATTGGGCCAACTGGAGTGCTACGTCTGAGTCAATCTAG
- a CDS encoding HAS-barrel domain-containing protein encodes MVRLPLPQFSENPGDRGDRFAEVIETATTEFLAQCLDGDELRFPTMPPFGSWVKAVDEESGNPIYGVVYHATTTPIDSVHRAQALGMSLEELRDRQPQIFAMLKTEFRAAIVGFVVPESGQVYQYLPPRPPQIHQGVAYCTPDEVIDFSEELDFLRTLLEVGNAPVEALTAAAIREIYQIRKTEREWLVRAGRTLSLLLKDDYDRLRLILGQIHP; translated from the coding sequence ATGGTTCGTTTACCGTTACCCCAGTTTTCAGAGAATCCGGGCGATCGCGGCGATCGCTTTGCGGAGGTGATTGAGACGGCGACGACGGAGTTTCTAGCTCAATGTCTTGATGGGGATGAGTTACGCTTCCCCACAATGCCTCCGTTTGGCAGTTGGGTGAAGGCTGTCGATGAGGAGTCGGGGAATCCGATTTATGGGGTGGTGTATCATGCCACAACCACCCCGATTGATTCGGTTCATCGGGCCCAGGCTCTGGGGATGTCGTTGGAGGAGTTGCGCGATCGCCAACCCCAGATTTTCGCGATGTTAAAGACGGAATTTCGGGCGGCGATCGTTGGCTTTGTGGTCCCTGAGTCGGGCCAGGTGTATCAATATCTTCCCCCACGTCCTCCCCAGATTCACCAAGGGGTGGCCTATTGCACGCCGGACGAAGTCATTGACTTCAGTGAGGAGTTAGACTTCCTGCGGACTCTGTTAGAGGTGGGAAATGCGCCGGTTGAGGCGTTGACGGCGGCAGCCATTCGCGAGATTTACCAAATTCGGAAAACTGAGCGGGAGTGGTTGGTGAGGGCAGGACGCACGTTAAGTTTACTGCTTAAGGATGACTACGATCGCCTACGCTTGATTCTTGGACAAATTCATCCCTGA
- a CDS encoding NAD(P)H dehydrogenase subunit NdhS — MILPGSAVEVINPDDTYYRFKGSVQRVSDGKAAVLFEGGNWDHSVTFLLSELELVDAKAGRKK, encoded by the coding sequence ATGATTCTGCCTGGCTCGGCTGTGGAAGTGATTAACCCTGATGACACCTATTATCGTTTTAAAGGCTCGGTGCAACGAGTGAGTGATGGTAAGGCGGCGGTTTTGTTTGAGGGGGGGAATTGGGATCACTCGGTGACCTTTTTACTCTCGGAGTTGGAGTTAGTGGATGCTAAGGCGGGACGCAAGAAGTAG
- the psb29 gene encoding photosystem II biogenesis protein Psp29, whose product MDNVRTVSDTKRDFYQTHTRPINSLYRRVVEELMVEMHLLSVNADFTYNPVYALGVVSAFDRFMNGYRPEKDLESIFGALCRATGGDPEQYRRDAASIREAAAQLSQADLVAIASEGDSPVGENAFGQQMAQFARGDGLKYCRLLAIGVLAAVEAADAELLSRDKELAELLNQLGAKLKISDEKLRKDLELYRSNLEKMEQAQSVMTDILEAERKKRAERDAERKAKQEAEHAKQAAKADSETSESESSS is encoded by the coding sequence GTGGATAACGTTCGTACTGTCTCCGATACTAAACGAGATTTTTATCAAACTCACACACGTCCGATCAACTCCTTGTATCGTCGTGTTGTCGAGGAGCTGATGGTTGAGATGCACCTTCTCTCCGTCAACGCTGATTTTACCTATAATCCGGTCTATGCCCTCGGAGTTGTCTCAGCGTTCGATCGCTTTATGAACGGCTACCGACCTGAGAAAGACCTAGAATCCATTTTTGGGGCACTCTGTCGAGCCACTGGGGGCGATCCTGAGCAATATCGTCGTGATGCGGCCAGTATCCGAGAGGCGGCGGCTCAACTCTCTCAGGCGGATTTAGTGGCGATCGCCTCTGAGGGAGATAGCCCTGTGGGTGAGAATGCCTTTGGGCAACAGATGGCTCAGTTCGCCCGAGGAGATGGGTTGAAATATTGTCGTCTGTTGGCAATTGGGGTATTGGCAGCGGTTGAGGCAGCAGATGCAGAGTTGCTCAGTCGTGACAAAGAACTGGCTGAACTTCTCAATCAGTTGGGAGCGAAGCTGAAGATTTCCGATGAGAAGCTGCGTAAGGACTTAGAGCTCTATCGGAGCAATCTGGAGAAAATGGAACAGGCTCAAAGCGTGATGACGGACATCCTAGAAGCCGAGCGCAAAAAACGAGCCGAACGGGACGCGGAGCGAAAAGCCAAACAGGAGGCTGAACACGCTAAACAAGCAGCAAAAGCCGACTCTGAGACAAGTGAGTCAGAATCGAGCAGCTAG
- the rodA gene encoding rod shape-determining protein RodA, with protein MLNRNWLQAWQSIDWTLLIVSIGLTVYAGVVIRSSQLNLEYTDWWQHWLTGALGLVLALTIARWRYENLIQWTWIIYVITNLSLIAVIFLGTTALGAQRWITIGGFNIQPSEFAKLGLIITLATMLEGRTAANLPTMLKSLAVTTIPWALVFLQPDLGTSLVFGAVTLGMLYWANANPGWLLLLVSPMISAILFSLLLPVWFIWVAGMAVLAWLTIPARWFGAIAALTVNLVSGRLGEVLWNLLKPYQKDRLILFLDPGRDPLGGGYHLIQSRIAIGSGELWGRGFGQGTQTQGGFIPEQHTDFIFAAVGEEWGFVGAIAVLFAFWLICLRLIVIAQTAKDNFGSLLAVGVLSMVVFQVIINVSMTIGLAPVTGIPLPWLSYGRSALLTNFLAVGLVESVNNHRQRLKF; from the coding sequence ATGCTCAACCGCAATTGGCTACAAGCCTGGCAATCCATTGATTGGACGTTACTGATTGTAAGTATTGGTTTAACCGTCTATGCCGGTGTTGTGATTCGCAGTAGTCAGCTTAATTTGGAGTACACCGATTGGTGGCAACATTGGCTGACAGGGGCCCTTGGTTTAGTCTTAGCTCTAACCATTGCCCGTTGGCGTTATGAAAATTTGATCCAATGGACTTGGATTATTTATGTGATCACGAACCTGTCGTTGATTGCGGTGATTTTTTTGGGAACTACGGCTTTAGGGGCCCAACGTTGGATTACTATTGGGGGCTTTAATATTCAGCCCTCGGAATTTGCTAAGTTGGGACTCATTATTACTCTGGCGACGATGTTGGAGGGACGGACGGCGGCTAACTTGCCCACGATGTTGAAGAGTTTGGCAGTGACGACGATTCCCTGGGCATTGGTGTTTTTACAGCCGGATTTGGGAACGTCGTTGGTGTTTGGGGCGGTGACGTTGGGAATGCTCTATTGGGCTAATGCTAATCCGGGCTGGTTGCTGCTGTTGGTGTCACCGATGATTTCGGCGATTCTGTTTAGCTTGCTGCTTCCGGTATGGTTTATTTGGGTGGCCGGAATGGCGGTATTGGCTTGGCTGACGATTCCAGCACGCTGGTTTGGGGCGATCGCCGCCTTGACGGTGAATCTGGTGTCGGGCCGCTTGGGGGAGGTCCTCTGGAACTTACTCAAACCTTATCAGAAAGACCGACTGATTCTCTTTCTTGACCCCGGTCGCGATCCCCTTGGGGGGGGCTATCACTTGATTCAATCCCGTATTGCTATTGGTTCTGGAGAACTCTGGGGACGGGGGTTTGGCCAAGGAACTCAAACTCAGGGGGGTTTTATTCCCGAACAACATACGGACTTTATTTTTGCGGCGGTGGGTGAAGAATGGGGCTTTGTGGGGGCGATCGCGGTTTTGTTTGCCTTTTGGCTGATTTGTTTACGTCTGATTGTGATTGCTCAAACGGCTAAGGATAATTTTGGCTCTCTCTTGGCGGTTGGAGTGCTGTCTATGGTGGTGTTCCAGGTGATTATCAATGTCAGCATGACCATTGGCCTGGCTCCGGTGACGGGGATTCCCCTCCCCTGGCTCAGTTATGGGCGATCGGCCCTGCTGACGAATTTTCTGGCGGTGGGGTTAGTGGAATCGGTGAATAATCACCGCCAGCGGTTGAAGTTTTAG
- a CDS encoding Mrp/NBP35 family ATP-binding protein, translated as MNLTSSNALTPEAVLKVLQPVQDPELNKSLVDLNMIRHVQIDGGIVSFTLVLTTPACPLREFIVEDCQKAVQTLPGVEEVKVEVTAETPKQPSLPDRQGIDGVKNIIAVSSGKGGVGKTSVAVNMAVALAQTGAKVGLLDADIYGPNGPNMLGLGDAKVMVREGADGKEVLEPAFNHGVKLVSMAFLIDKDQPVIWRGPMLNGVIRQFLYQVQWGELDYLIVDMPPGTGDAQLTLAQAVPMAGAVIVTTPQTVALLDSRKGLKMFEQLGVPVLGIIENMSYFIPPDLRDRQYDIFGSGGGEKTANELNVPLLGRIPLEIPLREGGDEGIPIVVSQPESASAQELLKAAKQLAARVSVAAFANR; from the coding sequence GTGAACTTGACATCGAGCAATGCACTGACCCCGGAAGCCGTTTTAAAGGTACTACAGCCGGTTCAAGATCCCGAACTCAATAAAAGCTTGGTCGACTTGAACATGATCCGTCATGTGCAAATTGATGGTGGCATCGTCAGTTTTACCCTCGTGCTAACAACCCCCGCCTGTCCTCTACGGGAGTTTATTGTTGAGGATTGTCAGAAAGCGGTTCAGACTCTTCCGGGTGTGGAAGAGGTGAAGGTGGAGGTGACGGCCGAAACCCCTAAACAACCCTCATTGCCAGATCGCCAGGGAATTGATGGGGTTAAAAATATCATTGCCGTCTCCAGTGGAAAAGGAGGGGTCGGTAAAACCAGTGTCGCGGTTAATATGGCGGTGGCTTTAGCCCAAACGGGCGCTAAAGTGGGACTTCTGGATGCGGATATTTATGGCCCCAATGGTCCGAATATGCTGGGACTTGGGGATGCTAAGGTCATGGTACGAGAAGGGGCTGATGGAAAGGAAGTCTTAGAACCTGCCTTTAATCATGGGGTCAAACTGGTCTCGATGGCGTTCCTGATTGATAAGGATCAGCCGGTGATTTGGCGCGGCCCCATGCTCAATGGCGTGATTCGTCAGTTTCTCTATCAGGTGCAATGGGGAGAGTTGGATTATCTGATTGTGGATATGCCTCCAGGAACTGGGGATGCTCAGTTAACTCTCGCTCAAGCGGTTCCCATGGCGGGAGCGGTCATCGTGACGACACCGCAAACGGTTGCCCTGTTAGACTCTCGTAAGGGCTTAAAAATGTTTGAGCAGTTGGGAGTTCCGGTTTTGGGGATCATTGAGAATATGAGCTATTTTATTCCTCCGGATCTCCGCGATCGGCAGTATGACATTTTCGGCTCTGGAGGTGGGGAGAAAACGGCTAATGAATTGAATGTGCCATTATTAGGGCGGATTCCTCTAGAGATTCCCTTACGGGAAGGGGGAGATGAGGGGATTCCCATTGTGGTCTCTCAACCGGAGTCCGCCTCGGCCCAGGAACTCCTCAAGGCGGCTAAGCAGTTGGCTGCTAGGGTGTCTGTGGCGGCGTTTGCTAATCGCTAA
- a CDS encoding STAS domain-containing protein, with the protein MIHIEQKTHTTQDGTTVIVLAPAGRLDITTAWQFRLKLQECISKLSRHVVVNLGQVNFIDSSGLTSLVAGMRDADKVKGSFRICNVHPEAKLVFEVTMMDSVFEIFETEDEALEGVPRNVAS; encoded by the coding sequence GTGATCCACATCGAGCAGAAAACTCATACCACTCAAGACGGGACAACTGTCATCGTCCTAGCTCCCGCTGGACGACTGGATATCACGACGGCTTGGCAGTTTCGCCTCAAGCTTCAGGAGTGCATTTCCAAACTCAGCCGCCATGTCGTCGTCAATCTCGGACAGGTCAATTTTATTGATAGTTCGGGACTGACCTCATTGGTCGCCGGAATGCGAGATGCCGATAAAGTTAAAGGGAGTTTCCGAATTTGTAATGTTCACCCAGAAGCCAAACTCGTGTTTGAAGTCACGATGATGGATTCAGTGTTCGAAATTTTTGAGACGGAAGATGAGGCCCTAGAGGGTGTCCCTCGTAACGTTGCCAGCTAA